One Clavelina lepadiformis chromosome 1, kaClaLepa1.1, whole genome shotgun sequence genomic region harbors:
- the LOC143460236 gene encoding pleckstrin homology domain-containing family B member 2-like, whose translation MAIPTLKAGWLLRQSTILKKWKRNWFVLYGDGNLTYYENDDRHDRVGNFSVPVSCVGIKTALECTVNPPEDRTYGCLLKFVSRENDHVTVCAYNSDEALAWKMMVEPFMRQHPTPGQPMPVSTTTRTTTVCRYPAPYLGSRYRVQQNVPVYYYPNHGPVQISYNGQGQPYYVHPHTQVVHVVREDDPYYYRDGSLVFGLAAGAMLGAAMWSPFWWF comes from the exons ATGGCAATACCTACTTTAAAGGCTGGCTGGTTATTAAGACAAA GTACCATTCTCAAGAAATGGAAACGCAACTGGTTTGTTTTGTATGGTGATGGGAATTTAACCTATTATGAAAATGACGATCGTCATGATAGAGTTGGAAACTTTTCCGTTCCAGTTTCGTGTGTTGGGATTAAAACAGCTCTGGAGTGCACAG TGAATCCTCCTGAAGATCGAACATACGGTTGTCTTTTAAAGTTTGTGTCAAGGGAAAATGATCATGTGACCGTTTGCGCATACAACTCTGATGAAGCTTT GGCTTGGAAGATGATGGTAGAACCATTTATGAGACAGCATCCGACCCCAGGGCAGCCCATGCCTGTGTCAACGACTACCAGGACCACAACAGTATGCCGCTACCCTGCACCCTACTTGGGAAGTCGTTACCGAGTTCAGCAGAATGTACCGGTGTATTATTACCCCAACCATGGACCGGTTCAAATCTCTTACAATGGTCAAGGTCAACCATATTATG TTCACCCACATACCCAAGTTGTCCATGTTGTGCGCGAGGATGATCCTTACTACTACAGGGATGGTAGTCTGGTGTTTGGCTTGGCTGCTGGTGCAATGCTAGGGGCTGCAATGTGGTCGCCTTTTTGGTGGTTTTAA